The genomic interval TCGGTCCTCGGTCTTCTTCCCGGCGGGCTTTACGGGCGGCCGCTCCCTGGAGCAGGGCTGCGGCCGAGTACGGCCGCAACGTATCGACCGCGCTCAGGTGGGCAATGTGGCGGGCTACCGCCACCGTGGCATCGAAAAACAACAGACCGGCGCGGTAGGCCGAGCGCGAAACGTTACGGGCGCCGAGAGCCCGCAGTGAATCCGGAGAAAGCAGTGCACCCGGACGCAGCTGGAGCATCCAGCGCTGCTGCACCAGGTCGGGATCGGGAAGCGGCCGGCCGTTGACGTAAACCACTTTGTCCCGGATCCAGAGCGTATCGCCCGGCAATCCCACCACGCGCTTGATGTAATGCGTCTTGCGATCGATCGGACCGGTCTCGACGGGATAGTTGAACACGATCACATCGCCCCGCCGGATCTCGGTAAAGCCCGGCAGCCGCAGGTAGGGCAGCTCTACGCCCGGCACGTACCACGCCGTGAACGGCAACCCCAGCGACATGGGCATCCGGGGTCCGTAGTGCAGCTTGGAAACCAGCACGAAGTCGCCCACCAGCAGCGTCTGCTCCATCGAAGGGGACGGGATGCGATAGGCTTCCAGCGCAAAAATCCGGATGAGCAACGCCAGCGCTACGGCCAGCCCCAGGGCCGTCAGCCAGTCGCGCATGCGCTGCCGCCACCGGCCCGACTGCACAGGCACGTCTCCGGCCTGTTCCGCCAGCTCCTTACGTTCCCGCCCCACCATCACGACACGTCAGCGGATCGGTTTGAAGAGCCGGTTCAGACGCGGTAGATGATGCCGACCGTCCCAGGAGAAGTAAATGAACAGCGCTTTTCCTACCACGTGGTCCATCGGGACGAATCCCCAGAAGCGGCTGTCTTCGGAATTGTCCCGGTTGTCGCCCATGACAAAGTAGTAATCCTGTCGGAACGTGTAGGTGGTGGCCGGGCGGCCGTCGATCAGGAACGTGCCGTCCTGTTGGCGACCGGTCGTGTGCCCCTCGTAGCGCCGGATCACGGGCTCCAGATAGGGCCAGTTCTCCTCCGTCAGCGTGACGTTCAATCCCTGCGCCGGAATGACCACCGGCCCGTAGTTATCCGGCGAGTAGCCCATCCCCGGTGGATACATCAGGTCGCTGTAGGTGCCGCCGCGCGGAATCACCAGCGGCTCCACGCGCTCCACGTAGGGCCACTGGGCGATGGCCTCGGCCGCTCCGGGCGTGGCCATGATGAGCACCTGCCGGGGGTCCGGCGTGGGCTGCACCTCCTCGATGCCCAGCTCGGCCAGGCGCACCTCTGGAAGCATGATGCGCGGATCGCTTTTGATGACCCGCCAGTACTGCTGCATGGTGGGCCGCAGCGACTGCGGCTCGCCGTTGACGTAGACCACCTTGTTCTGAATCCAGAGCGTATCGCCTGGCAATCCCACCACGCGCTTGATGTAGTGCGTCTTGCGATCGATCGGCAGGTCCTCCGGTGGATAGTTGAACACGATCACATCGCCCCGCTCGATCTCGGTAAAACCTGGAAGCCGCGTGTGCGGCAGCGTGAGGCCCGGCACGTAGATTTTGGTGAACGGGATGCCCAGCGAGATGGGCGTGCGCACGCCGTAGTGCAGCTTGGAGACGAACAGGTAGTCGCCCACCAGGAGGGTTTTCTCCATGGAAGGCGTGGGAATGCGGAAGAGATCGAACAGAAACGTGCGCACCACCAGCATGACCACCAGGGCAAAGACCAGCGCCTCGACCCACTCGCGGAGCTTGCTTTTGGGAGGGCGGGCCTGCCCATCGGCCGAAGGCGCGCTCGGCGTATCGACGCGGCCCCGACGCTTCCGGGTGCGCTGCGTGGTCGATTCGGGATGCGTGGCTGCCAAGGCTCGGGAGGGTCTGGTCAGAACAACGTCGGGAAAACGCTACAAACCGTCTCCGGTTCAATCGGTATCCGACAGGCGCGGCCGCCCTGGAATCATCAGGGGCCGTCGAATGGGCTCCAGGAAAAACGTTCGGCCGTCGAAGCCGGTCAGGTACCAGGTATCGGTCTCGCGCTGGTAGTAGTAGTCCACAAACGGTGCGCGACGGGGCTCGGCAATCAGGCGTCCCAGCAGGGCCTGCCGGATCGCCCAGAGCTGGTTCCGGTAGCGCGGGGCACTGGCCACGACAATCCCGCGCTCGAAAGGACCGTTCACATCCATGATCCGGAACGGAATCGAATCGTTGAGCACCAGCCAGTACTCGAACTGGATGTACTCGTCGCGCGGTCGTCGTTGCTCAAGGTCCACTTCAGCCAGGGTGCGGGTCGGATCGCCGAAGTGCGCCTGCAGGCGGGCGCGTAGCTCCGGTGTGCGCAGCGTATCCAGCGGCGTCCAGCTGTTGCTGCCCAGATAGGCCCAGCCGTCCTGCCCGAAGCGCCGCTGGAACCAGCGCTGCTCGAAGCGCCGCACCACGCGCCAGCTTTCCAGTACAAAAGCCGGGGCCGGTTCTTCCCGAGGCATTGCCTGGGCCACCAGACGGCCCAGGGCCGGATACCGCTCATAGAGCGCCAGCGGAAGCGGCTCGGGAGGACGCGGCGGCAGCATGGTGGCCCATTCGACGGCCTGCTGCTGCAGCCAGGCGGTGCGGTAGCTCCACACCAGCGCCCGCTGCGCCTGAATGCGGTGCAGCAGGTGTTCGATGACGCCGTCCTGAGCCACGGCCGGTCCGACCAGCAGCAGGCCGAGCAGCCACCCCCACCACCTGCCGTAGCCTGTCGGGCTTCGGGTCATCGCGTCAGTCTCCCACCGAAAGTACGGCCAGAAAGGCCTCCTGGGGCACCTCGACGCGCCCCACCTGCTTCATGCGCTTCTTGCCTTCCTTCTGGCGCTCCAGCAGCTTGCGCTTCCGGGTGACGTCGCCGCCGTAGCATTTGGCCGTCACGTCCTTGCGGAGCGCCTTGATCGTCTCACGGGCGATCACGCGGGAACCGATGGCCGCCTGGATCGCCACGTCGAAAAGCTGCCGCGGAATCAGCTCGCGCAGCTTCTGCGTCAGCTTCCGCCCCACCTCGTAGGCCTTGCTCCGGTGCACGATCGTCGAAAGCGCATCGACCGGCTCGCCGTTGATCAGAATGTCCAGCCGCACCAGATCGCTGGGCCGGTAGTCCAGGATCTCGTAGTCGAACGACGCGTAGCCGCGGCTGACGCTTTTGAGCTTGTCGTAAAAGTCGAAGATGATCTCGGCCAGCGGTAGCTCGTACTGCAGGTTGACGCGCGTGCGATCCAGATACACCTGGTTGCGATAGACGCCGCGCCGATCCTGACAGAGCTGCATCAGCGGGCCGATGTACTCGGTGGGTGTGATGATGTCGGCCCGCACGTAAGGCTCCCGGATCTCGGCGATTTTGCCGGCGTCGGGCATCTCGCTGGGGTTGTCCACCGTGATCACCTCGCCGGAGCGCAGCACCACTTGATATTCGACGTTCGGCACGGTGGTGATGATGTCCAGGCCGAACTCGCGCTCAAGGCGCTCCTGGACGATCTCCATGTGCAGCAGCCCCAGAAAGCCGATGCGGAAGCCGAAGCCCAGCGCAGCCGACGTCTCGGGCGTAAAGGTCAGCGAGGCGTCGTTCAGCTGAAGTTTTTCCAGCGATGCCCGCAGCTCCTCGTACTGCTCCGGATTGGTTGGAAAGACGCCGCTGAAGACCATGGGCTTGACCTGTCGGAAGCCCGGAATCGGCTCGCTGGCCGGACGGTGCGCGTGCGTGATCGTATCGCCCACGCGGGCCGAACGGATGTCTTTGATCGAGCCGATCACGTAGCCCACCTCGCCGGCCCGGAGCATTTCCACCGGTTGCCGCTCCAGCCGCAGAATGCCGATCTCTTCGGCCACGTACTCGCGGCCGTTCGACATGAAGCGGATGCGCTCGCCGGTCTTCAGCGTGCCTTCGAAGACGCGCACGTAGACGACGGCCCCGCGGTAGGTGTCGAAGACCGAGTCGAACACGAGCGCCCGCAGCGGCGCCTCCGGGTCGCCCTTGGGCGGCGGAATGCGCTGCACGATGCGCTCCAGCAGCTCGGGCACGCCCTCGCCCGTCTTCGCGCTGATGCGCAGAATGTCCTCGGCCGGCTCGCCGATCAGCTCTTCGATCGACTGCGCCACCTCGTCGGGTCGGGCGTTGGGTAGATCGACCTTGTTCAGCACCGGAATGATCTCCAGGTCGTGCCCGAGCGCCAGGTACAGGTTCGAGATGGTCTGGGCTTCGATACCCTGGGAGGCATCGACCACCAGGATGGCCCCTTCACAGGCCTTGAGCGCCCGCGACACCTCGTAGGTAAAATCGACGTGTCCGGGCGTATCGATCAGATTCAGGATGTACTCCTCCCCGTCGCGCGCGCGGTACTTCATGCGGATCGCATGGCTTTTGATCGTGATCCCGCGCTCGCGCTCCAGATCCATGCTGTCGAGCACCTGGTCCTTCAGCTCCCGCTCCGAGAGCGTGCCGGTCAATTCAAGGAGCCGATCGGCCAGCGTGCTCTTGCCGTGGTCGATATGGGCAATGATACAGAAATTTCGAATCCGGTCGCGATACGAAGCCATAGCCTGCACGTCACCACACAGAGCTTTCGGAATGCAGCGCTGATATACCGCCCGGAATCTCCGGGTTCCGCCCGCTCAGGATTCCTCGACGGGCTGTTCCGAGGCGGTTGCCGCCATAACGGCCGCCTGCTGGCGGCGATGGAACTCTTTCTGGAAGAGCAGCAGGCCCACCACGCCGATCACGATGGCCATGTCGGCCACGTTCCAGATGGGGAAAAGGGCCACGTAGGCCCCGCCGATGAAAGGGATGAACTCAGGCAGGTAGCCACGCCAGAGATCCACGTGGATGAAATCGACCACGCGCCCGTGGAAAAACCCGGCGTAGCCGTACAGCAAGCCATAAAAGAGGCGATCGATGATGTTGCCCAGCGCCCCGCCCAGGATCACGGCCAGACTGGCCCGGTACGGGGCGTAGCCGTCTCGAATGCGGTAAAGGTACCAGGCGATCAGCACCGTGGCCACGATGGCCAGCACCGCCACGGTTCCCGGCGGTCCGAACGACAGTCCGAAAGCCATGCCGGGATTCTCCGTGTAGGTGAGCTTGAGCCAGTCGTCGATCACAGGAATGGACTGGCCGGGGTACATGGTCTGGACCACCAGCACTTTCGTGAGCTGGTCCACCAGTACCACCAGCAGCGTGACCCAGAGCATGCGCATGAGATCGACCCGGCGCACCGGAAGCGGTTTATTTCTTTTTCAGCTTGGCCTCGATCGAGACCTCCGTGTGCGGCACCGCCTCCAGGCGCTCACGGGGAATGGGCTTGCCGGTCACCTTGCAGATGCCATAGGTCTTGTTCTTGATGCGCTCGAGCGCCCGGTCCAGATGGCTGATGTACTTCTGCTGGCGGGCGATCATCAGGAAGAGTTTTTCGCGCTCCATGGCATCGGTGCCGGCGTCGGCCATGTGGAAGCTGTAGGCGGTGTCGGTGCCGC from Rhodothermus marinus carries:
- the lepB gene encoding signal peptidase I; this encodes MVGRERKELAEQAGDVPVQSGRWRQRMRDWLTALGLAVALALLIRIFALEAYRIPSPSMEQTLLVGDFVLVSKLHYGPRMPMSLGLPFTAWYVPGVELPYLRLPGFTEIRRGDVIVFNYPVETGPIDRKTHYIKRVVGLPGDTLWIRDKVVYVNGRPLPDPDLVQQRWMLQLRPGALLSPDSLRALGARNVSRSAYRAGLLFFDATVAVARHIAHLSAVDTLRPYSAAALLQGAAARKARREEDRGPIYIPGRGDTLYLTPRTWPFYRELLIRFEGHQIYPRPDGTFLIDGRPGRFCVIRQDYYFVMGDNRDNSLDSRAWGLVPADHVVGKALLVYLSWDPEQHRIRWDRLFRPVR
- the lepB gene encoding signal peptidase I — translated: MAATHPESTTQRTRKRRGRVDTPSAPSADGQARPPKSKLREWVEALVFALVVMLVVRTFLFDLFRIPTPSMEKTLLVGDYLFVSKLHYGVRTPISLGIPFTKIYVPGLTLPHTRLPGFTEIERGDVIVFNYPPEDLPIDRKTHYIKRVVGLPGDTLWIQNKVVYVNGEPQSLRPTMQQYWRVIKSDPRIMLPEVRLAELGIEEVQPTPDPRQVLIMATPGAAEAIAQWPYVERVEPLVIPRGGTYSDLMYPPGMGYSPDNYGPVVIPAQGLNVTLTEENWPYLEPVIRRYEGHTTGRQQDGTFLIDGRPATTYTFRQDYYFVMGDNRDNSEDSRFWGFVPMDHVVGKALFIYFSWDGRHHLPRLNRLFKPIR
- the lspA gene encoding signal peptidase II; its protein translation is MRMLWVTLLVVLVDQLTKVLVVQTMYPGQSIPVIDDWLKLTYTENPGMAFGLSFGPPGTVAVLAIVATVLIAWYLYRIRDGYAPYRASLAVILGGALGNIIDRLFYGLLYGYAGFFHGRVVDFIHVDLWRGYLPEFIPFIGGAYVALFPIWNVADMAIVIGVVGLLLFQKEFHRRQQAAVMAATASEQPVEES
- a CDS encoding TraR/DksA C4-type zinc finger protein — its product is MAEKYEQEHNATPNPEASAQEAAEPVRRTPFTDEELEYFRQLILEKRRQAVEDIERMKAQLEDAREQGGTDTAYSFHMADAGTDAMEREKLFLMIARQQKYISHLDRALERIKNKTYGICKVTGKPIPRERLEAVPHTEVSIEAKLKKK
- the lepA gene encoding translation elongation factor 4, with translation MASYRDRIRNFCIIAHIDHGKSTLADRLLELTGTLSERELKDQVLDSMDLERERGITIKSHAIRMKYRARDGEEYILNLIDTPGHVDFTYEVSRALKACEGAILVVDASQGIEAQTISNLYLALGHDLEIIPVLNKVDLPNARPDEVAQSIEELIGEPAEDILRISAKTGEGVPELLERIVQRIPPPKGDPEAPLRALVFDSVFDTYRGAVVYVRVFEGTLKTGERIRFMSNGREYVAEEIGILRLERQPVEMLRAGEVGYVIGSIKDIRSARVGDTITHAHRPASEPIPGFRQVKPMVFSGVFPTNPEQYEELRASLEKLQLNDASLTFTPETSAALGFGFRIGFLGLLHMEIVQERLEREFGLDIITTVPNVEYQVVLRSGEVITVDNPSEMPDAGKIAEIREPYVRADIITPTEYIGPLMQLCQDRRGVYRNQVYLDRTRVNLQYELPLAEIIFDFYDKLKSVSRGYASFDYEILDYRPSDLVRLDILINGEPVDALSTIVHRSKAYEVGRKLTQKLRELIPRQLFDVAIQAAIGSRVIARETIKALRKDVTAKCYGGDVTRKRKLLERQKEGKKRMKQVGRVEVPQEAFLAVLSVGD